The sequence GGGCGGGCTCAGACCGCGTCGACGTCGGGGGCCGCGGCGTGCGCGACGCGCAGCTGCGCGATGGCCGACTCGAAGTCGTCGAGCGAGTCGAAGCCCTGGTAGACGCTGGCGAACCGGAGGTACGCGACCTCGTCGAGCTCGCGCAGCGGCGGCAGGATCGACAGCCCGATGTCGTTCGCCTCGATCTGCGACGCCCCGGTGGCCCGGATCGCCTCCTCCACGCGCTGCGCGAGGACCGCGAGGTCGGTGTCGGTGACGGGACGCCCCTGGCACGCCTTGCGGACGCCGGTGACGATCTTCTCCCGGCTGAAGGGCTCGACCACGCCGTTGCGCTTGATCACGCTGAGGCTCGCCGTCTCCGTGGTGCTGAAGCGCCGGCCGCACTCGGGGCACTGCCGGCGCCGTCGGATCGACAGCCCGTCGTCGCTCGTGCGGGAGTCGACGACGCGGGAGTCGGGGTGGCGGCAGAAGGGGCAGAACATCGTGTGGCCAGGATACGTCAGCGCGTGAGGCGCGCCGTCACGGCGTCGCCGTGCGCGGGCAGGTCCTCGGCCCGGCTGAGCGCGACGATCATCGGCTCGGCCTGGCGCAGGGCGTCGGCGTCGTAGCGCACGACCTGCTGCGGGCGGAGGAACGTGTACGCGCCGAGTCCGGATCCGAAGCGTGCCTGGCCGCCCGTGGGCAGCACGTGGTTGGATCCGGCGAGGTAGTCGCCGAGGCTGACCGGCGAGTGCGGGCCCAGGAAGATCGCCCCAGCACTGTGCAGCTGGCCGAGCAGGGCGTCCGGGTCGGCGGTCTGCACGGACAGGTGCTCGGGGCCGTACGCGTCGCTGTAGCGGCACGCGGTCGCG is a genomic window of Clavibacter capsici containing:
- the nrdR gene encoding transcriptional regulator NrdR; this translates as MFCPFCRHPDSRVVDSRTSDDGLSIRRRRQCPECGRRFSTTETASLSVIKRNGVVEPFSREKIVTGVRKACQGRPVTDTDLAVLAQRVEEAIRATGASQIEANDIGLSILPPLRELDEVAYLRFASVYQGFDSLDDFESAIAQLRVAHAAAPDVDAV